Proteins encoded in a region of the Rhodococcus sp. SBT000017 genome:
- the purE gene encoding 5-(carboxyamino)imidazole ribonucleotide mutase, producing MGSDSDWPTMEAAAEALAEFGIRFEVGVVSAHRTPQRMLDYAREAAGRGIRVIIAGAGGAAHLPGMVASATPLPVIGVPVPLKYLDGMDSLLSIVQMPAGVPVATVSIGGARNAGLLAVRILGASDPALQERMSAFQASLEAMVLEKDKALRTTLLG from the coding sequence ATGGGCAGCGACTCCGACTGGCCGACCATGGAAGCCGCGGCAGAAGCGCTCGCGGAGTTCGGAATTCGGTTCGAGGTCGGCGTGGTGTCGGCGCACCGCACCCCGCAGCGCATGCTCGACTACGCCCGCGAGGCCGCAGGCCGCGGGATTCGGGTGATCATCGCCGGGGCCGGGGGAGCGGCCCACCTGCCCGGCATGGTCGCATCGGCGACGCCGCTGCCGGTCATCGGCGTTCCGGTGCCCCTGAAGTACCTCGACGGTATGGACTCACTGCTCTCGATCGTCCAGATGCCTGCCGGTGTTCCCGTGGCCACGGTCTCCATCGGTGGTGCACGCAACGCCGGGCTGCTCGCGGTCCGGATTCTCGGTGCGTCCGATCCGGCTCTGCAAGAACGGATGTCTGCGTTCCAGGCCTCTCTCGAGGCCATGGTGCTGGAGAAGGACAAAGCGCTGCGCACCACTCTGCTCGGGTGA
- a CDS encoding response regulator transcription factor, with product MTDVLLAEDDEAIAAPLSRALGREGYTVTVEQTGPATLQRALDGKFDLLILDLGLPGMDGLEVCRQVRANRSEVAVLMLTARTDEVDFVVGLDAGADDYVGKPFRLAELMARVRALLRRRGAGEDSPIEVGAIRLEPAARRVLVGGSEISLANKEYELLKVLLDHAGQVVSREVILREVWGDAELRGSKTLDMHMSWLRRKIGDEGPVAERRIATVRGVGFRINSD from the coding sequence GTGACCGACGTGCTGCTTGCCGAAGACGACGAAGCCATCGCTGCGCCCCTGTCCCGAGCTCTCGGGCGTGAGGGCTACACGGTGACCGTCGAACAGACCGGCCCCGCAACCCTTCAGCGCGCGCTGGACGGAAAATTCGATCTGCTGATACTCGACCTCGGCCTACCGGGGATGGACGGCCTCGAAGTGTGTCGGCAGGTGCGTGCCAACCGATCCGAGGTTGCCGTACTCATGCTCACCGCACGAACCGACGAAGTCGACTTCGTGGTCGGTCTCGACGCCGGGGCCGACGACTACGTCGGCAAGCCCTTCCGGCTCGCCGAGCTCATGGCCCGCGTACGTGCGTTGCTTCGTCGCCGTGGTGCCGGGGAGGACTCCCCGATCGAGGTCGGTGCCATTCGCCTCGAACCCGCTGCTCGACGCGTCCTGGTCGGCGGCAGCGAGATATCTCTCGCCAACAAGGAATACGAGCTGCTCAAGGTTCTGCTCGACCATGCGGGCCAAGTCGTCTCTCGCGAAGTGATCCTGCGTGAGGTCTGGGGCGACGCGGAGCTGCGTGGATCGAAGACCCTCGACATGCACATGTCCTGGCTGCGTCGCAAGATCGGCGACGAGGGACCGGTGGCCGAGCGTCGTATCGCGACGGTGCGCGGCGTCGGCTTCCGTATCAACAGCGACTAG
- a CDS encoding HAMP domain-containing sensor histidine kinase, with product MRRRILVSILAVVVMTALLLGLPLMYTAWLWVEDFTRNDLQARLDRMAAEIISQEGSTGLIEGQLDIGSLRLAIPQGGRLVVIYPTPEDAASRADIGQSSVPRPLVESLSMGTSGSLRLEVPSDDMRSLQRQALGAVTLVVLASAMAGTVVAVVTAKRLADPLQDVARRAARLAEGDFRPDPRRHGIAELDRVSEVLDSATVEIAGRLQREHTLVADVSHQLRSRLTAVRLRLDEISTHPDPAVVDEANEAMDQVDRLTLAIDELVRSSRSDGAADAHEVSVVEELLGTIVEWQRNFEDAGRTLVIKGDVDLKASVTGSRLREAVSVLIDNSLVHGDGACTVAVRAVSAVESTERRRERLVCVEVSDEGPGVSNELAPHIFDRGFSGAGSTGVGLALARALIEADGGRLELQRRRPALFSVFLPAWREPSPAVPRREPR from the coding sequence ATGCGGCGTCGAATTCTGGTCTCGATTCTCGCTGTCGTCGTCATGACGGCGTTGCTGCTCGGTTTGCCGCTGATGTACACCGCTTGGTTGTGGGTGGAGGATTTCACGCGCAACGACCTGCAGGCACGCCTGGATCGAATGGCGGCGGAGATCATCTCGCAGGAAGGGTCGACCGGGCTGATCGAGGGCCAGCTCGACATCGGCTCGCTTCGGTTGGCGATCCCGCAGGGTGGCCGGCTCGTGGTCATCTACCCGACCCCCGAGGATGCCGCATCGCGCGCGGACATCGGACAGTCCTCCGTGCCTCGACCACTGGTGGAGTCGCTGTCGATGGGTACCTCGGGTTCGCTTCGGCTCGAAGTGCCGTCCGACGACATGCGTTCTCTTCAGCGTCAGGCGCTCGGAGCGGTGACCCTCGTCGTTCTCGCCTCTGCAATGGCAGGCACCGTCGTGGCCGTCGTGACAGCCAAGCGGCTGGCCGATCCGCTGCAGGATGTGGCGCGGCGAGCTGCTCGCCTGGCGGAGGGCGACTTCCGGCCGGACCCACGACGGCACGGCATCGCCGAGCTCGATCGGGTCTCGGAAGTTCTCGACTCGGCCACTGTCGAGATCGCCGGACGGCTGCAGCGTGAACACACGTTGGTTGCCGATGTCTCGCATCAGCTCCGCAGCCGCCTGACCGCTGTCCGCCTACGCCTGGACGAGATTTCCACGCACCCGGATCCGGCGGTGGTCGACGAGGCCAACGAGGCGATGGATCAGGTGGACCGACTGACCCTTGCCATCGACGAGCTCGTTCGATCCTCTCGTAGTGACGGCGCGGCCGACGCGCACGAGGTCTCGGTCGTCGAGGAACTGCTCGGCACCATCGTCGAATGGCAGCGAAACTTCGAGGACGCGGGGCGGACCCTGGTGATCAAGGGTGACGTAGATCTGAAGGCCTCGGTGACCGGATCGCGGTTGCGCGAAGCGGTCTCGGTGCTGATCGACAATTCTCTGGTGCACGGAGACGGGGCATGCACGGTGGCGGTTCGGGCCGTCTCGGCCGTCGAGAGCACCGAGAGACGCCGTGAACGACTGGTCTGTGTCGAGGTTTCGGACGAGGGGCCAGGGGTGAGCAACGAACTCGCTCCGCACATCTTCGACCGTGGATTCTCCGGAGCCGGTTCCACCGGTGTCGGGCTCGCTCTGGCCCGGGCCCTGATCGAGGCGGACGGAGGCAGGCTGGAATTGCAGCGACGCCGTCCCGCGCTCTTCTCGGTGTTCCTGCCTGCGTGGCGTGAACCGTCGCCTGCCGTGCCTCGACGCGAGCCGCGCTGA
- a CDS encoding glycosyltransferase, with protein MPFNGSRGDVTPGLALGVELADRGHDVVFGAPPNLMEFARAKTAESERVSVVSFGPDTQRLLESELIRVRIKSRNPRTRMAALAELANHGWDRMTTELERMAQGCDAIVTGSLGQEMAFNMAESAGNAFVALHYCPLRRNGVVPVTPGVALPGYVNRSMWALAESMRWKSMKARENAQRVSLGLAPTRNSLPVRSERYGGVEIQAYESALFPGLAEQWGPQRPFVGFLGLSSVRVDADPALERWLQAGSAPVYFGFGSMPVPDPTALLRMIENVTGRLGVRALVCAGWSDLAGADPAAAQSNSNIMIVESVDHASILPRCLAAVHHGGAGTTAATARAGVPTLVCWFSADQPFWGAALRRIGAGTSTKFSALTESVLQQGISDITTDRARQAARRLADTVAPTTTAVAAAADITEAAARNR; from the coding sequence ATGCCATTCAACGGCAGTCGCGGTGACGTGACGCCCGGTCTTGCACTCGGCGTAGAGCTCGCGGATCGCGGACACGACGTGGTGTTCGGCGCACCACCCAATCTGATGGAGTTCGCTCGCGCGAAAACGGCTGAGTCCGAACGCGTCAGCGTGGTCTCGTTCGGGCCCGACACCCAGCGGCTGTTGGAGTCGGAGTTGATCAGGGTGCGCATCAAGTCGCGTAACCCGCGAACCAGGATGGCGGCACTCGCGGAACTGGCCAATCACGGCTGGGATCGGATGACCACGGAACTCGAACGGATGGCCCAGGGTTGCGACGCGATCGTCACCGGTTCACTGGGGCAGGAGATGGCGTTCAACATGGCGGAATCGGCGGGCAATGCCTTTGTGGCACTGCACTATTGCCCGCTTCGACGCAACGGCGTGGTGCCCGTGACCCCGGGCGTCGCGTTGCCCGGATACGTCAACCGATCGATGTGGGCGCTGGCGGAGTCGATGCGCTGGAAGTCCATGAAGGCTCGCGAGAACGCGCAGCGAGTGTCTCTTGGCCTGGCACCGACGAGGAATTCACTGCCCGTTCGATCCGAACGCTACGGCGGAGTGGAAATTCAGGCCTACGAGTCGGCACTGTTCCCCGGGCTCGCCGAACAGTGGGGCCCGCAACGGCCGTTCGTCGGATTCCTGGGGCTCAGCAGCGTTCGCGTCGACGCCGATCCCGCGCTCGAACGATGGCTGCAGGCGGGCTCCGCGCCGGTGTACTTCGGATTCGGCAGCATGCCCGTGCCCGATCCCACGGCGCTGCTGCGCATGATCGAGAACGTGACCGGACGACTGGGCGTTCGCGCTCTCGTCTGTGCCGGCTGGAGCGACCTTGCCGGTGCCGATCCTGCTGCCGCCCAGTCGAACTCGAACATCATGATCGTCGAGTCCGTCGATCATGCGAGCATTCTGCCGCGCTGCCTGGCTGCGGTCCACCACGGCGGCGCGGGTACCACGGCCGCGACGGCGCGGGCCGGAGTGCCGACGCTCGTCTGCTGGTTCAGCGCCGATCAGCCGTTCTGGGGAGCCGCGCTGCGCCGGATCGGAGCTGGGACCAGCACGAAATTCTCGGCGTTGACCGAATCCGTTCTACAGCAGGGCATTTCCGATATCACCACCGACCGAGCCAGGCAAGCGGCACGCCGACTCGCCGACACCGTCGCCCCGACCACAACAGCGGTGGCCGCAGCTGCCGACATCACCGAGGCGGCAGCGCGGAACCGCTGA
- a CDS encoding 5-(carboxyamino)imidazole ribonucleotide synthase: protein MTGTEPRPTAARPSSTGMPVVTMIGGGQLARMTHQSAIELGQTLRVLAAGADEPAAQVSPDVVFGHHDDLDALRTAATGSNALTFDHEQVPTEHLETLVAEGVNVQPPPSALIFAQDKLRMRRKLAELGAPGPAYAEVSWAQDAIAFGDEHGWPVVLKAVRGGYDGRGVWMPADAEEAEAIVTAQLDLGVPLMVEEKVAMRRELSAMVARSPFGQGAAWPVVQTVQRNGQCAVVLAPAPDLDEDVATFAGRLALDIAGALGVVGDLAVELFETTSGKLLVNELAMRPHNSGHWTMDGCRTSQFEQHLRAVLDYPLGDTDPLAPLTVMANILGAPEAPEMTMDERLHHLFARMPDAKVHLYGKSERKDRKIGHVNILGAQSGSLADPAYVASVRERAERAAHWMSHAEWTDGWDPHDD, encoded by the coding sequence GTGACAGGTACCGAACCGCGCCCCACTGCTGCGCGCCCGTCGTCGACCGGAATGCCCGTGGTGACGATGATCGGCGGCGGTCAGCTCGCCCGAATGACTCATCAGTCCGCGATCGAGCTCGGACAGACTCTTCGCGTCCTCGCCGCGGGGGCCGACGAGCCGGCAGCTCAGGTCAGCCCCGACGTCGTCTTCGGGCACCACGACGATCTCGATGCGCTGCGCACGGCCGCGACCGGTTCCAATGCGCTCACCTTCGATCACGAGCAGGTGCCCACCGAGCACCTCGAGACTCTCGTGGCAGAAGGCGTCAACGTACAACCGCCGCCGAGCGCGTTGATTTTTGCCCAGGACAAACTTCGGATGCGTCGCAAGCTCGCCGAACTCGGAGCGCCCGGCCCCGCCTACGCCGAGGTTTCGTGGGCGCAGGACGCGATCGCGTTCGGAGACGAGCACGGGTGGCCGGTGGTACTCAAGGCCGTTCGCGGCGGCTACGACGGGCGCGGAGTGTGGATGCCCGCCGACGCCGAGGAAGCCGAGGCGATCGTCACGGCCCAACTCGACCTGGGTGTACCGCTCATGGTGGAGGAGAAGGTCGCCATGCGCCGCGAGCTGTCGGCCATGGTTGCACGGTCGCCGTTCGGCCAGGGAGCTGCATGGCCCGTCGTGCAGACGGTGCAGCGCAACGGCCAATGCGCCGTCGTGCTGGCACCGGCCCCCGACCTCGACGAGGACGTGGCCACGTTCGCAGGCAGGCTGGCCCTCGACATCGCAGGTGCGCTCGGTGTGGTCGGCGACCTCGCGGTCGAACTGTTCGAGACCACCTCGGGCAAGCTTCTGGTGAACGAACTCGCCATGCGACCCCACAACTCCGGTCACTGGACCATGGACGGGTGTCGCACCTCGCAGTTCGAGCAGCACCTACGCGCGGTACTCGACTACCCGCTCGGTGACACCGATCCACTCGCTCCGCTGACGGTGATGGCCAACATTCTGGGCGCGCCCGAGGCCCCCGAGATGACGATGGACGAGCGGCTGCATCACCTGTTCGCCCGCATGCCCGATGCGAAAGTGCATCTGTACGGCAAGAGCGAGCGCAAGGATCGCAAGATCGGCCACGTGAACATCCTGGGCGCGCAGTCGGGTTCGCTCGCCGACCCCGCCTACGTGGCCTCGGTGCGCGAGCGAGCCGAACGCGCGGCGCACTGGATGTCGCACGCCGAATGGACCGACGGATGGGACCCGCACGATGACTGA
- a CDS encoding biotin--[acetyl-CoA-carboxylase] ligase, giving the protein MWTNLDRPPLDVRALRRALVDGPQASWSRVDVVAETGSTNADLIAGAANYADRTALIAEHQDSGRGRHARPFSGAPRSQILVSMLLKFPGIDPAVLGWVSLMTGIALVDALRTVGEVDARLKWPNDVLIGGKKVSGILAEVAAHGPSPTVVIGLGVNVSMTVDELPVPTATSLALEGAAVLDRDTLVRAILRGMAAEVDSWRDSNWNTDALVHRYRERCGTIGQRVRVDLPGGDEKVGTAVDVDEHGRIVIEVEQPGSDRPSVLAVAAGDVTHLRPLS; this is encoded by the coding sequence ATGTGGACAAACCTCGACCGCCCACCACTGGACGTTCGCGCGCTTCGCCGGGCACTGGTGGACGGCCCGCAGGCCTCCTGGTCGCGGGTGGACGTGGTAGCGGAAACCGGTTCGACCAATGCCGACCTGATCGCGGGGGCAGCGAACTACGCCGACCGCACGGCACTGATCGCCGAACATCAGGACAGCGGACGCGGCAGGCACGCGCGACCGTTCTCCGGCGCGCCGCGGTCACAGATTCTGGTGTCGATGCTGCTGAAGTTCCCGGGAATCGATCCTGCGGTGCTCGGGTGGGTGTCGCTCATGACCGGAATCGCTCTGGTCGACGCGTTGCGCACCGTCGGTGAAGTCGATGCTCGACTGAAATGGCCCAACGACGTCCTCATCGGTGGCAAGAAGGTCTCGGGCATCCTGGCCGAGGTCGCCGCACACGGACCGTCGCCCACTGTCGTCATCGGTCTCGGAGTGAACGTGTCGATGACGGTCGACGAGCTGCCGGTACCCACGGCGACGTCACTGGCGCTGGAGGGGGCCGCGGTTCTCGACCGCGACACGTTGGTTCGGGCGATTCTGCGTGGAATGGCCGCCGAGGTGGACTCGTGGCGGGACTCGAACTGGAACACCGACGCCCTCGTCCACCGGTACCGGGAGAGGTGCGGCACCATCGGGCAGCGCGTGCGAGTCGATCTGCCCGGCGGCGACGAGAAGGTCGGAACCGCGGTCGACGTCGACGAGCACGGCCGGATCGTGATCGAGGTCGAGCAACCCGGGTCCGACCGGCCGTCGGTGCTGGCCGTAGCGGCCGGTGATGTCACTCATCTCCGACCTCTCTCGTGA
- a CDS encoding acyl-CoA carboxylase subunit epsilon, translating to MSGEANHDAETLDEVVSPTPAAVRVVKGNPSDEELAALVTVLTAAQSGSESTGDSRPRELWGSPELLHRRFAAQSAYSYAASGRHTR from the coding sequence ATGAGCGGCGAAGCGAATCATGACGCAGAGACTCTCGACGAGGTGGTCTCTCCGACCCCCGCTGCCGTTCGAGTGGTGAAGGGCAATCCGAGCGACGAGGAACTCGCCGCGCTGGTGACGGTTCTGACGGCTGCGCAGAGCGGATCGGAGTCGACGGGCGATTCTCGTCCCCGTGAGCTGTGGGGTTCCCCGGAGTTGCTGCACCGCCGGTTCGCGGCTCAGTCGGCGTATTCGTACGCCGCGTCGGGCCGCCACACGCGGTGA
- a CDS encoding flavodoxin domain-containing protein: MAVVVLFGSETGTAEEVADKIADVLSDHDAEVRDMLEYEVSDIDTDDFHVVICSTYGDGELPTGAEPFYEALVEDAPDLAGLQFAVFGLGDRVYEDTFNRGGEIMAEKLTELGGKQIGTHARHDSSSNIKPKTMAEEWARELIDLLP, encoded by the coding sequence ATGGCAGTGGTCGTGTTGTTCGGGTCCGAGACCGGTACGGCCGAGGAGGTCGCCGACAAGATTGCGGACGTGCTCAGCGATCATGACGCCGAGGTACGCGACATGCTCGAGTACGAGGTGTCCGACATCGACACCGACGACTTCCACGTGGTCATCTGCTCCACCTACGGAGACGGAGAGCTCCCCACCGGGGCAGAACCCTTCTACGAAGCACTCGTCGAGGACGCGCCGGACCTCGCCGGACTGCAGTTCGCGGTGTTCGGACTGGGCGACCGGGTCTACGAGGACACGTTCAACCGCGGCGGCGAGATCATGGCCGAGAAGCTCACCGAACTCGGCGGCAAGCAGATCGGCACCCACGCTCGGCACGACAGCTCGTCGAACATCAAGCCGAAGACGATGGCCGAGGAGTGGGCTCGCGAACTGATCGACCTGCTGCCCTGA
- a CDS encoding GtrA family protein translates to MPTIASVLQRLPTPIRDLAIRHSELIKFAIVGGTTMVFDLVIFYSLSLTVLEQKPVIAKIISGVLATLLSYFLNREWAFKHRGGRERHHEALLFFAISGIGVLIAAGPLWIANNIFDIRDTSESLTTVVIIDFVLNYIIGNLLQMAFRFWALRRFAFPEDNARTILEVDAERNEDPTDAADALDQP, encoded by the coding sequence GTGCCGACGATCGCAAGCGTGCTCCAACGCCTACCCACGCCCATTCGGGATCTCGCGATTCGGCACAGTGAGCTGATCAAGTTCGCCATCGTGGGTGGCACGACGATGGTGTTCGACCTCGTCATCTTCTATTCACTGAGCCTGACGGTGCTCGAGCAGAAGCCCGTGATCGCCAAGATCATCTCGGGTGTTCTCGCCACCCTGCTCAGCTACTTCCTCAACCGCGAGTGGGCCTTCAAGCATCGCGGCGGACGCGAGCGACACCACGAGGCACTGCTCTTCTTCGCGATCAGCGGCATCGGCGTGCTCATCGCAGCCGGTCCCCTGTGGATCGCGAACAACATCTTCGACATTCGCGACACCAGCGAATCCCTGACGACGGTGGTCATCATCGACTTCGTCCTCAACTACATCATCGGCAACCTGCTGCAAATGGCATTCCGGTTCTGGGCACTGCGCCGCTTCGCTTTTCCCGAGGACAACGCGCGGACGATCCTGGAAGTGGACGCCGAACGCAACGAGGACCCGACCGACGCAGCGGACGCACTCGACCAACCCTGA
- a CDS encoding PH domain-containing protein gives MAYPQDALADEEELLLHHHPHWKMLVLPSVTFVLVTGLAGVGLGVASARLESTAANVAMIATAVLWAAIVVWRCLVPLISWKCTHFIVTDRRVLIRQGVLTHSGIDIPMSRISNVQFRHGLIDRMLRTGTLIIASASDDPLEFDDIPHVQRVHSLLYQQVFDSMEYRRESVHGREAAFEPMPEDSAAESKPGWRAGKRR, from the coding sequence GTGGCTTATCCACAGGACGCGTTGGCCGACGAGGAAGAGCTCCTGCTTCATCATCACCCCCACTGGAAGATGCTCGTCCTGCCGTCGGTGACCTTCGTGCTCGTCACGGGCCTGGCAGGCGTCGGCCTCGGGGTCGCGAGTGCGCGGCTCGAATCGACCGCTGCGAACGTCGCCATGATCGCCACCGCTGTGCTGTGGGCGGCGATCGTCGTGTGGCGGTGCCTGGTGCCGCTGATCAGCTGGAAGTGCACGCACTTCATCGTCACCGATCGACGAGTGTTGATCAGGCAGGGCGTGCTCACCCACTCCGGCATCGACATTCCGATGAGCCGAATCAGCAACGTCCAGTTTCGACACGGACTGATCGACCGGATGTTGCGGACCGGCACGCTCATCATCGCCTCGGCATCGGACGATCCACTCGAGTTCGACGACATTCCGCACGTGCAACGAGTGCATTCCCTGCTCTACCAGCAGGTATTCGATTCGATGGAGTACCGCCGCGAATCCGTGCACGGCCGGGAGGCTGCGTTCGAGCCGATGCCCGAGGATTCGGCTGCCGAGTCCAAGCCCGGTTGGCGAGCTGGGAAACGCAGGTAA
- a CDS encoding nucleoside triphosphate pyrophosphatase, with protein sequence MTLRSSDAAPGAVRLVLASASPARLSVLRGAGVEPIVRVSGVDEDALTAALGPSVTSETVVTELARAKAAAVAETFADSTDDLVIVGCDSMLAIGGELHGKPHSVEVARERWQSMAGNSGELLTGHAVLRVTDGVVVAQAAAHSTTVVHFATPSSVDLEAYLDSGEPLSVAGAFTLDGLGGWFVDRIEGDPSSVIGIGLPLVRTLLTRVGTSLAALWDGTAS encoded by the coding sequence GTGACGCTCCGATCCTCCGACGCGGCGCCTGGCGCTGTTCGTCTGGTCCTGGCGTCGGCGTCGCCTGCGCGCCTGTCGGTGCTGCGCGGTGCCGGGGTGGAGCCGATCGTCCGGGTGTCGGGTGTCGACGAGGATGCGTTGACCGCAGCACTGGGGCCGTCGGTGACTTCGGAAACGGTGGTCACGGAACTCGCCCGGGCCAAGGCTGCGGCGGTGGCCGAGACGTTCGCGGATTCGACCGACGATCTGGTGATCGTCGGTTGCGATTCGATGTTGGCCATCGGCGGGGAGCTGCACGGAAAGCCACACTCGGTCGAGGTGGCGCGCGAGCGATGGCAGTCCATGGCGGGCAACAGCGGCGAATTGCTGACCGGCCACGCTGTGCTCCGGGTGACCGACGGCGTAGTCGTGGCGCAGGCTGCAGCACACAGCACGACCGTCGTGCATTTCGCGACGCCGTCCTCGGTGGACCTCGAGGCCTACCTCGACTCCGGTGAACCGCTGTCGGTGGCGGGGGCGTTCACGCTGGACGGTCTCGGCGGCTGGTTCGTCGACCGCATCGAGGGCGATCCGTCCTCGGTGATCGGGATAGGCCTACCGCTGGTGCGCACCCTGCTCACTCGTGTGGGTACGTCTCTTGCCGCTCTGTGGGACGGAACCGCGTCCTGA
- a CDS encoding acyl-CoA carboxylase subunit beta, producing the protein MTSVQDSTAHGSAEAPDIHTTAGKLADLRKRLAVAEIPSGEAAVDKVHAKGKLTARERITALLDEGSFVELDALARHRSQNFGLADNRPFGDGVVTGYGTVDGRDVCVFSQDATVFGGSLGEIYGEKIVKVMDLAVKTGRPLVGINEGAGARIQEGVVSLGLYGEIFHRNVRASGVIPQISVIMGPAAGGHVYSPALTDFVVMVDGTSQMFVTGPDVIKTVTGENVTMEELGGARTHMEKSGVAHYVASGEQDALDYVRDLLSYLPSNNRADAPRTAPSDPVVGSIEDSLTAEDLELDTLIPDSPNTPYDMHEVITRILDDDEFLEVQEGRARNIIVGFGRIDGRSVGIVANQPTQFAGTLDIDASEKAARFVRTCDCFNVPIITLVDVPGFLPGTGQEYNGIIRRGAKLLYAYGEATVGKITVITRKAYGGAYDVMGSKHMGADVNLAWPTAQIAVMGASGAVGFVYRKQLLDAAKNGEDVDALRLTLQQEYEDTLVNPYIAAERGYLDAVIPPSHTRGQIVTALRLLERKQVTLPPKKHGNIPL; encoded by the coding sequence ATGACCAGCGTCCAGGATTCCACTGCACACGGGTCGGCCGAAGCCCCCGATATCCATACCACTGCGGGTAAATTGGCCGATCTTCGTAAACGTCTCGCGGTTGCGGAGATTCCGTCCGGTGAGGCGGCGGTGGACAAGGTCCACGCCAAAGGCAAGCTGACCGCCCGCGAGCGGATCACCGCCCTGCTCGACGAGGGCTCGTTCGTCGAACTCGACGCCCTGGCCCGGCACCGCTCCCAGAATTTCGGGTTGGCCGACAACCGGCCGTTCGGTGACGGTGTCGTCACCGGCTACGGCACGGTCGATGGCCGCGATGTGTGCGTGTTCTCCCAGGACGCGACCGTCTTCGGCGGCTCGTTGGGGGAAATCTACGGCGAGAAGATCGTCAAGGTCATGGACCTGGCCGTCAAGACCGGCCGCCCTCTGGTCGGCATCAACGAAGGCGCCGGAGCCCGCATCCAGGAAGGGGTCGTCTCCCTCGGACTGTACGGGGAGATCTTCCACCGCAACGTCCGCGCGTCGGGAGTGATCCCGCAGATCTCGGTGATCATGGGACCCGCCGCAGGCGGGCACGTCTACTCCCCGGCGTTGACCGACTTCGTGGTCATGGTCGACGGCACGAGCCAGATGTTCGTCACCGGACCCGACGTCATCAAAACCGTCACCGGTGAGAACGTCACGATGGAAGAACTCGGCGGCGCGAGAACCCACATGGAGAAATCCGGGGTCGCGCACTACGTCGCCTCCGGTGAACAGGACGCCCTCGACTACGTCCGCGACCTCCTGTCGTACCTGCCGTCGAACAATCGCGCCGACGCCCCCCGCACCGCACCGTCGGACCCCGTTGTCGGGTCGATCGAGGACTCGCTCACTGCCGAGGATCTCGAACTCGACACCCTGATCCCCGATTCACCGAACACCCCCTACGACATGCACGAGGTCATCACCCGGATCCTCGACGACGACGAATTCCTCGAAGTCCAGGAAGGGCGGGCACGCAACATCATCGTCGGGTTCGGGCGCATCGACGGCCGATCGGTGGGGATCGTGGCCAACCAACCCACCCAGTTCGCGGGCACATTGGATATCGACGCCTCCGAGAAGGCTGCCCGGTTCGTGCGCACCTGCGATTGTTTCAACGTCCCGATCATCACCCTGGTCGACGTACCGGGCTTTCTGCCCGGCACCGGCCAGGAATACAACGGCATCATCCGACGCGGCGCGAAACTGCTCTACGCCTACGGCGAAGCAACGGTCGGGAAGATCACCGTCATCACCCGCAAAGCGTACGGCGGGGCGTACGACGTGATGGGATCCAAGCACATGGGAGCCGACGTCAACCTCGCCTGGCCCACCGCACAGATCGCCGTCATGGGAGCCTCCGGAGCCGTCGGATTCGTCTACCGCAAACAACTGCTCGACGCCGCGAAGAACGGTGAAGACGTCGACGCCCTCCGCCTGACGTTGCAGCAGGAATACGAGGACACCCTCGTCAACCCCTACATCGCCGCCGAACGCGGCTACCTCGACGCCGTCATCCCACCGAGCCACACCCGCGGCCAGATCGTCACCGCACTACGACTACTCGAACGCAAACAAGTCACCCTCCCACCCAAGAAACACGGAAACATCCCACTATGA